One Oscillospiraceae bacterium genomic window carries:
- the dprA gene encoding DNA-protecting protein DprA has protein sequence MDKLIYWVWLSQRVSPNNLCIRQLIKEVPDPEIIYNMNEEHLLVLPYLNKVSILKLLDKDLEETKKIIEKCENNNYNIICYSDEYYPERLRNIPDFPIVLYHRGDKFLFDELLCISVVGTREPSGYGIKMAKQIARELAYNNALVISGMAFGIDASAHLGAMSVDKPTVAVLGSGIDDPTPKTNKKLYEYMLYNGCVISEYPPGARIYRSNYAVRNRIISGLSLGTVVVEAEEISGSLITARNALNQGRDVFAVPNLADNKKGDGTNNLLRDGAILVTSAKDILEEYKGMFGSIDIIKSFNESSYNKNFLKEDFIDKFADLVPIEKEVALSVEVQPTTADEISKKSNIPMNYVLSTLTMLEIKGVVKSVVGNKFMLNI, from the coding sequence ATGGATAAACTTATATATTGGGTATGGTTATCACAAAGAGTAAGTCCGAATAATTTGTGTATAAGACAACTGATAAAAGAAGTTCCTGACCCTGAAATTATATATAATATGAATGAGGAGCATCTTTTGGTTTTACCATATCTTAATAAAGTGTCGATTCTTAAACTTTTAGATAAAGATTTGGAAGAAACTAAAAAAATTATTGAAAAATGTGAGAATAACAATTATAATATAATTTGTTATTCTGATGAATATTATCCTGAAAGGCTTAGAAATATTCCTGATTTTCCGATAGTTCTTTATCACAGAGGAGACAAATTTCTCTTCGATGAGTTATTATGTATATCCGTTGTTGGTACGAGAGAGCCTTCCGGTTATGGTATAAAAATGGCAAAGCAAATTGCAAGGGAACTTGCATATAATAATGCTCTTGTTATAAGTGGTATGGCATTTGGTATTGATGCCTCGGCACATCTTGGGGCAATGAGTGTTGATAAACCTACTGTTGCAGTGTTGGGCTCAGGGATAGATGATCCTACACCTAAAACAAATAAAAAACTTTATGAGTATATGCTCTATAATGGTTGTGTTATATCGGAATATCCGCCCGGTGCAAGAATATATCGATCAAATTATGCTGTAAGAAACAGAATAATAAGCGGTCTTTCTTTAGGAACTGTTGTTGTGGAAGCAGAAGAGATAAGTGGTTCTTTAATTACCGCAAGAAATGCTTTGAATCAGGGCAGAGATGTTTTTGCCGTTCCTAATCTGGCTGATAATAAAAAAGGTGACGGTACTAATAATCTTTTAAGAGATGGTGCAATACTTGTAACAAGTGCAAAGGATATTTTAGAAGAATATAAAGGCATGTTTGGAAGTATAGATATAATAAAATCATTTAACGAATCTTCGTATAATAAAAACTTCTTAAAAGAGGATTTTATTGATAAATTTGCTGATTTAGTGCCTATAGAAAAAGAAGTTGCACTTTCAGTTGAAGTTCAGCCTACAACAGCTGATGAAATTTCAAAAAAATCAAATATTCCTATGAATTATGTGTTGTCAACACTTACAATGCTTGAAATAAAAGGTGTTGTAAAATCAGTTGTAGGTAATAAATTTATGCTAAATATATAA
- a CDS encoding methylenetetrahydrofolate--tRNA-(uracil(54)-C(5))-methyltransferase (FADH(2)-oxidizing) TrmFO, whose product MKTVNVIGAGLAGCEVAYRLAEHNVKVNLYEQKPEKKSPAHSSDNFAELVCSNSLRGNVLSNAVGLLKEEMRMLGSLVIESAYENQVPAGGALAVDREKFSKYITDKIINHPNINVINEEYTEISDDEYTVIATGPLTSEKLFENIKKLTGDDDLYFYDAAAPIVSYDSIDMTKAFKASRYNKGDADYINCPMTKEEYDAFYDALINAECAKMKEFEDEVVFEGCMPVETMAKRGYNTLLFGPLKPVGLRSESMDKDAYAVVQLRQDNKEGTMYNIVGFQTHLKFGEQKRVFSMIPGLSNAEFLRYGVMHRNTFINSPKVLNNHYRLKNNDKIYFAGQITGVEGYVESAASGLTVGIYLSKLLNKEEINEFSKDTAIGALAAYVSDETVEKFQPMNVNFGIINPLGYRVKGKQEKNLEIAKRALKEIEEKFK is encoded by the coding sequence ATGAAAACAGTTAATGTTATAGGGGCAGGTCTTGCAGGATGCGAAGTAGCATACAGACTTGCAGAGCATAATGTAAAAGTTAATTTATATGAGCAAAAGCCTGAGAAAAAATCTCCTGCTCACTCTTCTGATAATTTTGCCGAACTTGTATGCAGTAATTCGCTAAGAGGGAATGTGCTTTCAAATGCAGTCGGGCTTTTAAAAGAAGAAATGAGAATGTTAGGTTCTCTTGTAATTGAAAGTGCATACGAAAACCAAGTTCCTGCTGGGGGAGCGTTAGCGGTTGACAGAGAAAAGTTTTCAAAATACATCACCGATAAAATAATAAATCATCCCAATATAAATGTTATAAACGAAGAATATACTGAAATTTCTGATGATGAATATACGGTTATTGCAACAGGGCCTTTAACAAGCGAAAAACTATTCGAAAATATTAAGAAACTTACAGGGGATGACGACTTGTATTTCTATGATGCAGCTGCACCTATTGTTTCTTATGACTCTATTGATATGACAAAAGCATTCAAAGCCTCAAGATATAATAAGGGTGATGCTGATTATATTAATTGCCCTATGACAAAAGAAGAGTATGATGCTTTTTATGATGCCCTTATAAATGCTGAATGTGCTAAAATGAAAGAATTTGAAGATGAAGTTGTTTTTGAAGGGTGTATGCCTGTTGAAACAATGGCAAAAAGAGGATATAATACTCTTTTGTTCGGACCATTAAAACCTGTCGGACTTCGAAGTGAGAGTATGGATAAAGATGCTTATGCAGTTGTCCAGTTGAGGCAGGATAACAAAGAGGGGACAATGTATAACATTGTTGGTTTTCAGACTCATCTTAAATTCGGAGAACAAAAAAGAGTATTTTCTATGATACCTGGTCTTTCAAATGCAGAGTTTTTAAGATACGGAGTTATGCATAGAAACACTTTTATAAATTCTCCTAAAGTTCTTAATAACCATTACAGATTAAAAAATAATGATAAAATATATTTTGCAGGTCAGATTACAGGGGTTGAAGGATATGTTGAGTCTGCAGCAAGCGGGCTTACTGTAGGAATTTATCTTTCAAAACTTTTAAACAAAGAGGAAATAAACGAATTTTCTAAAGATACGGCAATCGGTGCATTAGCCGCTTATGTATCTGACGAAACGGTTGAAAAATTCCAGCCTATGAATGTTAATTTTGGTATTATAAATCCTCTTGGTTACCGTGTGAAAGGTAAACAGGAAAAAAATCTTGAAATTGCCAAAAGAGCATTAAAAGAAATAGAGGAAAAATTCAAATAA
- a CDS encoding adenylate kinase encodes MVILITGASHTGKTVLAQKLLEKYKYPYLSIDHLKMGLIRSGNTELTAMSDDTKLTGYLWPIVKEIVKTVIENNQNLIVEGCYIPFDWEKDFENSYLENIKFYCLVMSENYIKNHFDDIKKYANVIEKRLDYEYEMENALKENSDVLKLAIKHNLNYLFIDDEYSVNADS; translated from the coding sequence ATGGTAATATTAATTACAGGTGCATCGCATACCGGTAAAACAGTTCTGGCACAAAAACTACTTGAAAAATATAAATATCCTTATCTTTCAATAGATCATTTGAAAATGGGACTGATTCGCAGTGGCAACACTGAACTTACTGCAATGAGCGATGATACAAAACTTACCGGGTATTTATGGCCCATTGTTAAGGAGATAGTAAAAACTGTAATTGAAAACAATCAGAATTTGATTGTTGAGGGATGCTACATTCCTTTTGATTGGGAAAAAGATTTTGAAAATAGTTATCTTGAAAATATTAAATTTTATTGTCTTGTTATGAGTGAAAATTATATAAAAAACCATTTTGATGATATAAAAAAATATGCAAACGTGATTGAAAAGCGTCTTGATTACGAGTATGAAATGGAAAATGCTCTTAAAGAAAATTCTGATGTTTTGAAACTTGCAATAAAGCACAATTTGAACTATCTTTTTATTGATGATGAATATAGTGTCAATGCTGATTCGTAA
- a CDS encoding putative sulfate exporter family transporter: protein MFILGVVICVGVSVLAIMIEKLIPGDILGASIIALFLGTIINSFFHPDWIKPALKFTSKKVLKLSIILLGASLSVSTIMSVGKMTFFVMLFTFAMCFGGGYFVRKLFGLNWKLSNLISAGTGICGGSAIAAIAPVIDADDKDIAFALSSTFIFDMVMVALYPIMGKLLGMSDIAYGIWAGTSVNDTASVVASGYAFSELAGDFATMVKLTRTIAIIPTVLVFAYIGTRIKQKELKSKNSDKKVNIIKIIPWFIGGFLLLAILNSIGFIPEELSGVMKNVSKFLMVTALSAIGLGTSITDFKKAGLSPMFYGITIDTLVTLTALVVIFFMGLM from the coding sequence ATGTTTATATTAGGTGTTGTAATTTGTGTAGGTGTATCAGTTCTGGCTATTATGATTGAAAAACTGATTCCGGGTGATATTCTTGGTGCCTCTATTATTGCATTGTTTTTGGGAACAATAATTAATAGTTTTTTTCATCCTGATTGGATAAAACCTGCTCTTAAATTTACATCCAAAAAGGTTTTGAAATTATCAATTATTTTGCTTGGCGCATCACTTTCAGTAAGTACCATTATGTCTGTCGGAAAAATGACTTTTTTCGTAATGCTTTTTACTTTTGCTATGTGTTTTGGCGGAGGATATTTTGTACGTAAATTATTTGGACTTAACTGGAAACTTAGTAATTTGATTTCTGCAGGAACAGGAATTTGCGGTGGCTCTGCTATTGCAGCAATTGCACCTGTTATTGATGCTGATGATAAAGATATAGCTTTTGCTTTGTCATCTACTTTTATATTTGATATGGTTATGGTTGCACTGTATCCGATTATGGGTAAACTTCTTGGAATGTCTGATATAGCTTATGGTATCTGGGCAGGAACTTCTGTAAATGATACAGCAAGTGTAGTTGCTTCAGGTTATGCATTTTCCGAACTTGCAGGTGACTTTGCAACAATGGTTAAACTTACACGTACTATTGCGATTATTCCTACTGTTTTGGTATTTGCATATATTGGTACACGTATAAAACAAAAAGAGTTGAAAAGTAAAAATAGTGACAAAAAGGTAAATATCATAAAGATTATTCCATGGTTTATCGGAGGATTTTTACTTCTTGCAATTTTAAACAGTATTGGATTTATTCCGGAAGAATTATCAGGTGTTATGAAGAATGTAAGTAAATTCCTGATGGTAACAGCACTTTCTGCTATCGGACTTGGAACCAGTATTACCGACTTTAAAAAAGCGGGACTTTCTCCAATGTTCTATGGTATAACTATTGATACATTAGTAACCTTGACAGCACTCGTTGTTATTTTCTTTATGGGACTTATGTGA
- a CDS encoding beta-galactosidase, producing MIFEVKGNQFYRDGNPIKIISGAVHYFRNMPDTWGDIFKKMKALGCNCVETYCVWNMHEKKQGEFDFSGNLNISDFIKKAGEEGLMVIVRPGPYICAEWEFGGLPWWIQTNEEMEIRCSNPHYIKCFSNYLKRLFYEIRPYLCTNGGPVIMMQCENEYGYYGDDKEYLKYLYNFYREQGIDVPLFTSDGVSKENLLDGMIEGCFTTLNFGSRVEENFKAHDELFPDAPKMCMEMWCGWFDAWGDEKHHCTSYKDYAETVDAMLKKGSLNMYMFIGGTNFGFTSGANHCEKFAPDVTSYDYDALLSECGDVTKKYYAVRDVIKKYVDGNLAEVPPNRPKKAYGRVKLTEKAGIFDNLERLSTPIHSEVPKCMESYGQGYGYIVYRTKLNRDYNSAKLEFESLGDRAQIYINKKLTGIVYINDEELKIEITAKKGDVLTVLCENMGRTNFGPKMSRKKGIAGRCMLNDKIHFNWDVYPLPMENTDEVLYSSKTPEEESAFYRGTFEVDNPCDTFLNTENFTKGFVLINGFNLGRYWDIGPQKTLYVPASLLKQGENEIVLFESDGIKGEPEILFVDKPDLGDI from the coding sequence ATGATTTTTGAAGTTAAAGGTAATCAGTTTTACAGGGATGGAAATCCTATAAAAATAATATCAGGTGCCGTTCATTATTTCCGTAATATGCCTGACACCTGGGGCGATATTTTCAAAAAAATGAAAGCGTTAGGTTGTAATTGTGTTGAAACATACTGCGTATGGAATATGCATGAAAAAAAGCAGGGGGAATTTGATTTTTCAGGCAACCTCAACATATCAGATTTTATCAAAAAAGCAGGGGAAGAAGGTCTTATGGTTATCGTACGCCCAGGACCGTATATCTGTGCAGAATGGGAATTCGGAGGATTGCCCTGGTGGATACAGACAAACGAAGAAATGGAAATACGTTGTTCCAATCCGCATTATATAAAGTGCTTTAGCAATTATCTTAAGCGTCTGTTTTATGAGATAAGACCATATCTTTGTACAAATGGCGGACCTGTTATAATGATGCAGTGTGAAAATGAATATGGTTACTATGGAGACGATAAGGAATATCTTAAATATTTGTATAATTTTTATCGAGAACAGGGAATAGATGTTCCGCTTTTTACTTCAGATGGAGTTTCAAAAGAAAATCTTTTAGACGGTATGATAGAAGGTTGCTTTACTACGCTTAATTTTGGAAGTCGTGTTGAAGAAAACTTTAAAGCACATGATGAACTTTTTCCTGATGCACCTAAAATGTGTATGGAAATGTGGTGTGGTTGGTTTGATGCATGGGGAGATGAAAAGCACCATTGCACATCTTACAAAGACTATGCAGAAACTGTTGATGCCATGCTTAAAAAAGGAAGCTTAAATATGTATATGTTCATAGGTGGAACGAATTTTGGTTTTACAAGTGGTGCCAATCATTGTGAAAAGTTTGCTCCTGACGTAACCAGCTATGATTATGATGCACTATTGTCTGAATGCGGAGATGTTACCAAAAAATATTATGCAGTTCGTGATGTAATAAAAAAATATGTCGATGGAAATCTTGCAGAAGTTCCTCCAAACAGACCAAAAAAAGCATACGGAAGAGTAAAACTTACAGAAAAAGCAGGTATCTTTGATAATCTTGAAAGACTTTCTACGCCAATACATTCAGAAGTTCCCAAATGTATGGAAAGTTACGGACAGGGATATGGATATATCGTCTATCGCACAAAGTTAAATCGTGATTATAACAGTGCAAAATTGGAGTTTGAAAGTCTTGGCGACAGAGCACAGATTTACATAAATAAAAAACTTACTGGAATTGTTTATATAAACGATGAAGAATTGAAAATTGAGATTACAGCCAAAAAAGGCGATGTGCTTACAGTTCTATGCGAAAATATGGGAAGAACAAATTTTGGACCAAAAATGAGTCGTAAGAAAGGTATAGCCGGTAGATGTATGTTAAATGATAAAATTCATTTTAACTGGGATGTGTATCCGTTGCCTATGGAAAATACAGATGAAGTTTTGTATTCTTCCAAAACCCCTGAAGAAGAATCTGCATTTTACAGGGGAACATTTGAAGTTGATAATCCTTGTGATACATTCTTAAATACGGAAAATTTTACTAAAGGCTTTGTATTGATAAATGGTTTTAATCTGGGAAGGTACTGGGATATAGGCCCTCAGAAAACATTGTATGTTCCTGCTTCATTGTTGAAACAGGGTGAAAATGAAATTGTTTTATTTGAATCAGATGGCATAAAAGGAGAACCGGAAATTTTATTTGTTGATAAACCTGATTTGGGTGATATATAA
- a CDS encoding prolipoprotein diacylglyceryl transferase yields MENIVKFPALNLEFKIRRIAFSLFNIDIYWYAIIIACGILLAFIYCSKEAKRQGMDNELFIDILLWGIPSGVIGGRLYYVIFKWEYYSKNLGEIFAIRDGGLAIYGAIIFAVLAVYIYTKKNKINTLKVFDIGAIGLLIGQAVGRWGNFFNQEAFGGNTSLLWGMTSEKICAYLEMLKNKGINVDPTLPVHPTFLYESLWNLAGVIIFNYLIKRKKFDGQIFFLYIIWYGFGRMLIEGLRTDSLYFLGFRISQIIGALSVVFGTVLYILLRKKGVKNG; encoded by the coding sequence ATGGAAAATATAGTTAAATTTCCTGCACTTAATCTTGAATTTAAAATAAGAAGAATTGCTTTTTCGTTGTTTAATATAGATATATATTGGTATGCGATTATTATTGCATGCGGAATTTTACTGGCTTTTATTTACTGTAGCAAAGAGGCAAAAAGGCAGGGAATGGATAACGAATTATTTATAGATATTCTACTTTGGGGAATTCCTTCCGGTGTTATTGGAGGACGGCTTTATTATGTTATTTTCAAATGGGAATACTACAGTAAGAATTTAGGTGAGATTTTTGCCATAAGAGATGGTGGACTTGCTATATACGGAGCAATAATATTTGCCGTTCTTGCGGTTTATATATATACGAAAAAAAACAAAATCAACACACTTAAAGTTTTTGATATCGGAGCAATAGGTCTTCTTATTGGTCAGGCTGTCGGAAGATGGGGAAATTTTTTTAATCAGGAGGCATTTGGCGGAAATACTTCTCTTTTATGGGGTATGACCAGCGAAAAAATTTGTGCATATCTTGAAATGCTTAAAAACAAAGGAATAAATGTTGACCCGACGCTTCCTGTCCATCCTACTTTTTTGTATGAGAGTTTGTGGAATTTAGCGGGAGTTATTATCTTTAATTATTTAATAAAAAGGAAAAAATTTGACGGTCAGATTTTCTTTTTATATATAATATGGTATGGTTTTGGGAGAATGTTAATAGAAGGGTTAAGAACTGACAGTTTATATTTTTTAGGCTTCAGGATTTCTCAAATAATAGGTGCTCTGTCAGTTGTATTTGGCACAGTACTTTACATTTTGCTTAGAAAAAAAGGTGTTAAAAATGGATAA
- a CDS encoding insulinase family protein: MKFEKIENSFLKETLYKGVHKSGLNVAVLPKKGFDKYYAVISTKYGSVDVCFKDDEKNEFKEVPDGIAHFLEHKMFEQPDGTNAFDKFSLYGANANAFTSFNNTAYLFQSTDFFYENLEHLLNYVFSPYFTKENVEKEQGIIGQEIRMYDDDADWRVMFNMLKAMYNIHPIRRDIAGTVESIAEIDKDLLYYCYNIFYHPENMVLFVTGDIDIERLPEILDKNVPVKEKGFNAIIKEYKEPHNVCQNEIEDKLEVSMPIFSMGYKDNSEIVLGKELAKKNLLTSIIVKMFIGESSPLYKELYDKGLINDTFYDDITMNRDYAFVQFSGESEDPKKVKEYILKETERIKKEGLCKDAFLRIKKNMYGKYIKSFNNIESIGNSYSANYFLGIELFDFLDVYDEITYEDAQERFNELFVDDMFVTSIVSPK; this comes from the coding sequence ATGAAATTTGAAAAAATAGAAAACTCATTTTTAAAAGAAACATTATATAAAGGCGTTCATAAGTCAGGGCTTAATGTTGCAGTTCTTCCTAAAAAAGGTTTTGATAAATATTATGCAGTTATTTCAACAAAGTACGGATCGGTAGATGTGTGCTTTAAAGATGATGAAAAAAATGAATTTAAAGAAGTTCCTGATGGCATTGCTCATTTTTTAGAACATAAAATGTTTGAGCAACCGGACGGAACAAATGCTTTTGATAAGTTTTCTTTATATGGTGCAAATGCAAATGCGTTTACATCTTTTAATAATACAGCATATCTTTTTCAGTCAACAGACTTTTTTTATGAAAATTTAGAGCATCTTTTAAATTATGTATTCTCCCCTTATTTTACAAAGGAAAATGTTGAAAAAGAGCAGGGGATTATAGGTCAGGAAATAAGAATGTATGATGATGATGCTGACTGGCGTGTTATGTTTAATATGTTGAAAGCGATGTATAATATACATCCTATAAGACGTGATATTGCAGGCACAGTTGAAAGCATAGCAGAAATTGATAAAGATTTACTTTATTATTGCTATAATATTTTTTATCATCCTGAAAATATGGTGCTTTTTGTAACAGGGGATATAGATATTGAAAGACTTCCTGAAATTTTGGACAAAAATGTTCCTGTAAAGGAAAAAGGCTTTAATGCTATTATTAAAGAATATAAAGAGCCTCATAACGTTTGCCAGAATGAAATTGAGGATAAATTAGAGGTTTCTATGCCTATTTTCTCAATGGGGTATAAAGATAACAGCGAGATTGTACTTGGAAAGGAACTTGCAAAGAAAAATCTTCTTACATCCATAATAGTAAAAATGTTTATAGGGGAAAGTTCTCCTCTTTACAAAGAACTGTATGATAAAGGGCTTATTAATGATACATTTTATGATGATATAACAATGAATAGAGATTATGCTTTTGTTCAGTTTTCAGGTGAATCAGAAGATCCGAAAAAAGTAAAAGAATATATATTAAAAGAAACTGAGAGAATAAAAAAAGAGGGACTTTGTAAAGACGCGTTTTTAAGAATAAAGAAAAATATGTATGGAAAGTATATTAAATCATTTAATAATATAGAATCCATAGGAAATTCATATAGCGCAAATTACTTCTTGGGAATTGAACTTTTTGATTTCCTTGATGTTTATGATGAAATAACTTATGAAGACGCTCAGGAAAGATTTAATGAACTGTTTGTTGATGATATGTTTGTTACGTCAATTGTAAGTCCGAAATAA
- a CDS encoding phospholipase has product MNIKIEQSDNLKYIIRFPDGYKNGDRFPVIIFLHGAGSRGNDINILKNNPYFNIINKHVEFPFITVAPQCSQNTWFDMFEQLKRFVFKIYDENFTDKNKIYLMGASMGGYGTWQLAMSLPELFAAIVPICGGGMYWNASRLVNVPVWAFHGAKDTTVFKEESIKLIDAVNECGGKAKLTIYPENGHDAWSDTYNSHEVFRWLLSNTNKNNVQLIDKYKDGNIYG; this is encoded by the coding sequence ATGAATATTAAAATTGAACAATCGGACAATTTAAAGTATATAATTAGATTCCCGGATGGTTATAAGAATGGGGATAGGTTTCCTGTAATTATATTTCTTCATGGAGCAGGTAGCAGAGGAAATGATATTAATATTTTGAAAAACAATCCCTATTTTAATATTATTAATAAGCACGTGGAATTTCCGTTTATCACAGTTGCTCCCCAATGTTCACAGAATACATGGTTTGATATGTTTGAGCAACTAAAAAGATTTGTTTTTAAAATATATGATGAAAATTTTACTGACAAAAATAAAATTTATCTTATGGGAGCGAGTATGGGAGGATACGGAACATGGCAACTTGCTATGAGCTTACCGGAATTATTTGCAGCAATTGTTCCTATTTGTGGCGGTGGAATGTATTGGAATGCCTCCAGACTTGTAAATGTACCGGTTTGGGCGTTTCACGGAGCAAAAGATACTACTGTTTTTAAAGAAGAATCAATAAAGCTGATTGATGCCGTAAACGAATGTGGTGGAAAAGCTAAACTCACCATTTATCCTGAAAATGGACATGATGCATGGAGTGATACCTATAATAGTCATGAAGTTTTTCGCTGGTTGCTTTCAAATACAAATAAAAATAACGTACAGCTTATTGACAAGTACAAAGATGGTAATATATATGGGTAA
- the topA gene encoding type I DNA topoisomerase, with protein sequence MSKNLVIVESPAKAKTIEKYLGKDYSVLASMGHLRDLPEKTLGVDVEKDFTPKYQTIKGKSELIKSLKKEAQTCNKVYLATDPDREGEAISWHIANILGIKEDEVCRVTFNEITKNAVTEAIGNPRIIDKDLVDAQQARRVLDRIVGYKLSPLLWKKIRKGLSAGRVQSVATRIICDREEEIEKFIPEEYWTIKADLETTEKNIFTAKLEKKDGKKITVNNEQDAREILQSLKNAEYYVENIKETKKLRKPYPPFITSTLQQEASRKLNFTSKRTMQTAQNLYEGINIKGRGLVGLITYMRTDSLRISDEAKKNAKNFILSNYGSEFCPKGYNEYKMRKGNIQDAHEAIRPSDVYLTPDLVKDSLTNDQYKLYKLIWERFVASQMVNAIFNATSVDVKAENFTLKATGLQMLFEGFMKLYIESTDSEDEDENQKLPKLNEGESLKLIELNDKQHFTNPPSRYTEASLIKTMEEYGIGRPSTYAPTISTILQREYIVKEGKSLVPTELGKVTTNLMKDNFKDIVDVKFTAGMEDSLDSIEHGNNDWVQILKEFYKDFEISLTKAQDIDKVKVKEEETDEICEKCGRKMVIKTGKFGKFLACPGFPECKNAKPITTEVKDIKCPLCQGKVLQKKSKKGKKYFGCENNPDCSFMTWDEPTNEKCEKCGNVLVKKYYGKGSKLYCSNSECENAPKKRTVKKK encoded by the coding sequence TTGTCAAAAAATCTGGTTATTGTGGAATCTCCTGCGAAGGCTAAAACAATTGAAAAATATTTGGGGAAAGATTATAGTGTCCTTGCTTCTATGGGGCATTTAAGAGATTTGCCTGAAAAAACATTAGGGGTGGATGTAGAAAAGGATTTTACCCCTAAATATCAAACCATCAAAGGAAAAAGTGAACTTATAAAGAGTCTGAAAAAAGAAGCCCAGACTTGTAATAAAGTTTATCTTGCGACTGACCCTGACCGTGAAGGAGAAGCAATATCCTGGCATATTGCAAATATTTTAGGAATAAAAGAAGATGAAGTGTGCAGGGTAACCTTTAATGAGATAACCAAAAATGCAGTAACCGAAGCGATTGGCAATCCAAGAATAATAGATAAAGACCTTGTTGATGCACAACAGGCAAGGCGGGTTTTAGATAGAATTGTGGGATATAAGTTAAGTCCTCTTTTGTGGAAAAAAATAAGAAAAGGACTTAGCGCAGGACGTGTTCAGTCTGTTGCAACCAGAATTATATGTGACAGGGAGGAAGAAATTGAGAAATTTATTCCTGAAGAATACTGGACGATTAAAGCAGATTTAGAAACAACTGAAAAAAATATATTTACAGCAAAACTTGAAAAAAAAGACGGCAAGAAAATAACTGTAAACAATGAACAAGATGCAAGAGAAATATTGCAAAGTTTAAAAAATGCAGAATATTATGTAGAAAATATAAAGGAAACAAAAAAATTAAGAAAACCTTATCCTCCTTTTATAACAAGTACCTTGCAACAGGAAGCGTCAAGAAAACTTAACTTCACGTCTAAAAGAACAATGCAGACTGCTCAGAATTTGTACGAAGGTATAAATATTAAAGGAAGAGGTTTGGTTGGTCTTATAACATATATGAGAACTGACAGTTTGAGAATATCTGACGAGGCAAAAAAGAATGCAAAGAATTTCATACTTTCTAACTACGGGAGCGAATTTTGTCCAAAAGGGTATAATGAATATAAAATGAGAAAAGGGAATATTCAGGATGCCCACGAAGCAATAAGACCGTCAGATGTATATCTTACACCTGACCTTGTTAAAGACTCTTTGACAAACGACCAGTATAAACTTTATAAACTTATATGGGAAAGATTTGTTGCATCTCAAATGGTAAATGCAATATTTAACGCCACATCCGTTGATGTGAAGGCGGAAAACTTTACATTAAAAGCAACGGGTCTGCAAATGCTTTTTGAAGGATTTATGAAACTATATATTGAAAGTACAGACAGTGAAGACGAGGATGAAAATCAGAAACTGCCAAAACTTAACGAGGGTGAAAGTCTTAAACTTATAGAACTTAATGATAAGCAACATTTTACCAATCCTCCTTCGAGATACACAGAAGCGAGTTTAATTAAAACAATGGAAGAATATGGCATTGGAAGACCAAGTACCTATGCGCCTACTATCAGTACCATTCTTCAAAGAGAATATATAGTAAAAGAAGGTAAGTCCTTAGTACCTACCGAACTTGGAAAAGTTACAACCAATCTTATGAAAGATAATTTTAAAGATATAGTTGATGTTAAGTTTACGGCAGGTATGGAAGACAGTCTTGACAGTATAGAGCATGGAAATAATGACTGGGTACAGATTTTAAAAGAATTCTATAAAGACTTTGAAATATCTTTAACTAAAGCACAGGATATCGATAAGGTTAAAGTCAAAGAAGAAGAAACTGATGAAATTTGTGAAAAGTGTGGAAGAAAAATGGTAATTAAAACAGGTAAGTTCGGAAAATTTCTTGCTTGTCCCGGATTTCCTGAATGTAAAAATGCCAAACCGATAACAACCGAAGTTAAAGATATCAAATGTCCGTTGTGTCAGGGTAAAGTGCTCCAGAAAAAGAGTAAAAAAGGAAAAAAATACTTTGGTTGCGAAAACAATCCTGATTGTTCATTTATGACATGGGATGAACCTACCAATGAAAAATGTGAAAAATGCGGAAATGTTCTTGTGAAAAAGTATTATGGAAAAGGTTCAAAATTATATTGCTCAAATTCAGAGTGCGAAAATGCACCTAAAAAAAGAACAGTAAAAAAGAAATAG